In Oncorhynchus gorbuscha isolate QuinsamMale2020 ecotype Even-year linkage group LG08, OgorEven_v1.0, whole genome shotgun sequence, one genomic interval encodes:
- the LOC124042028 gene encoding protein ABHD8-like, translating into MLTSITDGILCCLTGKAASLVMPVDSSEPADTFEFVEVKPGRVLRVRHIMPERRAPVVTEEDQVKEPEQEKGSGNSNNSSSVHCKRKITVYRNGQLVIENLGDVLHSEIVQCQNGDLEPCSTVEVELADYKEVPTSPEPKPAPPLSMVGEQKPAPPPRRRRRKPKRMVMIDSEREISSCKGTHSDVALFFVHGVGGSLDIWGSQLDFFSRLGYEIIAPDLAGHGASRAPHIAAAYTFYALAEDMRAIFKKYARKRNILIGHSYGVSFCTFLAHEYPDQVHKVVMINGGGPTALEPSLCSIFQLPSCVLHCLSPCLAWSFLKAGFAHQGAKEKQLLKQGNAFNVNPFVLRAMMSGQYWPEGDEVYHAELTVPILLVHGMYDKFVPIDEDQRMAEILLFAFLKVIEEGSHMVMMECPDTVNTLLHEFFLWEPDMSKKNTAKTDPDKTVIVNGVVAQTPKPNKPMDK; encoded by the exons ATGCTGACCAGCATTACAGATGGGATCCTGTGCTGTCTGACTGGGAAGGCTGCCAGCCTGGTGATGCCCGTCGACTCTTCTGAGCCAGCGGACACCTTTGAGTTTGTAGAAGTGAAGCCTGGGAGAGTCCTCAGGGTTCGCCACATCATGCCCGAGCGCCGGGCACCAGTAGTGACGGAGGAGGACCAAGTAAAGGAGCCAGAGCAGGAGAAGGGCAGTGGAAACAGCAACAACAGTAGCAGTGTGCACTGCAAGCGCAAGATCACTGTCTACCGCAATGGCCAGCTAGTCATTGAGAACCTTGGTGACGTGCTGCACTCTGAGATTGTCCAGTGCCAGAATGGAGACCTGGAGCCCTGCAGCACCGTGGAGGTGGAACTGGCCGACTATAAGGAAGTGCCCACATCTCCTGAACCAAAACCCGCGCCTCCCCTGTCCATGGTCGGGGAGCAGAAACCCGCACCCCCGCCTCGCCGGCGCCGCCGAAAGCCCAAGCGCATGGTGATGATTGACTCGGAGAGGGAGATATCCAGCTGCAAGGGGACGCACTCGGACGTGGCGCTCTTTTTTGTGCACGGGGTCGGCGGCTCGCTGGACATCTGGGGCAGCCAGCTGGACTTCTTCTCGCGGCTAGGGTATGAGATCATCGCACCTGACCTGGCGGGCCACGGGGCCAGCAGGGCCCCCCACATTGCGGCGGCCTACACCTTTTACGCCTTGGCCGAAGACATGCGTGCCATCTTCAAGAAATACGCCCGTAAACGCAACATCCTCATTGGGCACTCCTATGG GGTATCGTTCTGTACCTTCCTGGCCCATGAGTATCCAGACCAGGTTCACAAGGTAGTGATGATCAATGGAGGGGGGCCCACAGCTCTGGAGCCCAGCCTCTGTTCCATCTTCCAGCTGCCTTCTTGTGTGCTGcactgcctgtctccctgcctggccTGGAGCTTTCTCAA GGCTGGGTTTGCCCATCAGGGAGCCAAAGAGAAGCAGCTGCTGAAGCAGGGCAATGCCTTCAACGTGAATCCATTCGTGCTGCGTGCCATGATGAGCGGGCAGTACTGGCCCGAGGGGGATGAGGTGTACCACGCTGAGCTAACCGTGCCCATCCTGTTGGTGCACGGCATGTACGACAAGTTTGTGCCCATTGATGAGGACCAACGCATGGCCGAG ATCCTTCTGTTTGCTTTTCTGAAAGTCATCGAGGAGGGCAGTCACATGGTGATGATGGAGTGCCCTGACACAGTCAACACCCTCCTGCACGAGTTTTTCCTATGGGAGCCTGACATGTCCAAAAAGAACACCGCCAAGACTGATCCTGACAAGACTGTCATAGTCAATGGTGTTGTCGCCCAGACACCAAAACCAAACAAGCCCATGGACAAATAA